A single region of the Ascaphus truei isolate aAscTru1 chromosome 6, aAscTru1.hap1, whole genome shotgun sequence genome encodes:
- the LOC142496621 gene encoding uncharacterized protein LOC142496621: MRTRGKASEEEGRRARRTSAASKKEMWDTIVIGVNACGNSVRDKYHCRKRFDDIRSKLKKKIQDQRVHATGTGGGPTPQRLILTPLEELLRPKLLTVVVEGLAGDRDIGIYPSQFPAVAPGGHVSPEMEQVSSPGSASSTLLEEHHGDEDDEYDEDDATEETEIQSCDHEEVPIETVVPPNRPSTSTYDAIVASEGKIVDAENRRHSDMMTVLERMIGLQEETVSQLAHLHRVFIEVPKQLQKINTSFEALVVQQTQANYWRMTNVPQFNTSQPGSVHAGQFSPHSSEIHSPGPNVTGQVADIAVQVPDDILPLPSLQIQQQTPTKEATKTKQDTHETDQPSLVQCLPTCSHVSLGTSPVREQSLPKSPVGESLPKSPVGESLPKSPVGESLPKSPVGESLPTSPVG, encoded by the exons ATGAGGACGAGGGGGAAAGCGAGTGAAGAGGAAGGGCGGAGAGCAA ggcggacaagtgcagcaagcaaaaaagaaatgtgggacacaatagtcattggtgtcaatgcctgtgggaatagtgtcagggacaagtatcattgtcggaaaagatttgatgatattaggtccaaattgaaaaagaaaatacaagaccaacgcgtgcatgctactggcactggaggtgggcccacaccacaacgtctcatattgactccattggaggagctgcttcggccaaaattacttaccgtcgtcgtggaaggcttggctggtgaccgtgacattggaatttatccgtcacaatttccagcag ttgcccctggaggacatgtgtcacctgagatggaacaagtgtcttcacctgggtcagccagctcaacactactagaag aacatcatggtgatgaggatgatgagtatgatgaggatgacgccacagaagagactgaaatacaatcatgtgaccatgaagaggtgccaatagaaactgttgtaccgccaaatcgtccatcaacttccacatacgatgcaattgtagcttcagagggaaaaatagtggacgcagaaaatcgtcgccattcagacatgatgacagtgctggaaaggatgattggactgcaggaagaaacagtatcacaattggcacatctccacagagtcttcattgaagtgcctaaacagttgcaaaaaatcaacacctcattcgaagcattagttgttcagcaaacacaagctaattactggagaatgactaatgtaccacaattcaacacctcccagccaggatctgttcatgcaggtcagttttcaccacattcatctgagattcattcaccaggcccaaatgttaccggtcaagtagcagacattgctgtgcaggttcctgatgacatcctaccgctgccatctctacaaattcagcagcagacacctacaaaggaggcgacaaaaacaaaacaagacacacatgaaacagaccaaccatcacttgtgcagtgtctaccaacttgctcacatgtgtcactgggcacaagccctgtccgtgaacagtcactacccaaaagccctgtaggtgagtcgctgcccaaaagccctgtaggtgaatcgctgcccaaaagccctgtaggtgaatcgctgcccaaaagccctgtaggtgaatcactgcccacaagccctgtag